Proteins encoded together in one Eubalaena glacialis isolate mEubGla1 chromosome 7, mEubGla1.1.hap2.+ XY, whole genome shotgun sequence window:
- the FKBPL gene encoding FK506-binding protein-like — METPPVNPVGEKDTSQPQQQWEKNLDLTTQIRQQPRAPPTEILELRVSPDPDSQILENPQETEKLATGLEGDSDKSHGSASEVPEPLQASDLWYCPDGSFVKKIIIRGHGLDKPKLGSRCRVQAFGFTLGSGLPEGWTELTVGLGPWREESWGELIEKCLESMCQGEQAELQLPGRSGPPIRLTLASFTQGRDSWELEATEKEALAREERARGTELFRAGNPELAARCYGRALRLLLTLPPPGSPERTVLHANLAACQLLLGQPHLAAQSCDRVLEREPGHLKALYRRGVAQAALGNLEKATADLKKVLAVDPKNRAAQEELGKVIIQGKKQDAGLAQGLRKMFG; from the coding sequence ATGGAGACTCCACCAGTCAATCCAGTGGGAGAGAAGGACACCTCTCAACCGCAACAACAATGGGAAAAGAACCTTGATTTAACTACTCAGATTAGGCAGCAGCCCCGAGCCCCTCCTACTGAAATCCTTGAGCTGAGAGTGAGCCCAGATCCAGACAGCCAAATTCTAGAGAATCCTCAAGAAACTGAAAAACTGGCCACTGGACTTGAAGGAGACTCTGATAAGTCTCATGGATCAGCCAGTGAGGTGCCAGAGCCCCTTCAAGCCTCTGATCTCTGGTACTGTCCGGATGGGAGCTTTGTCAAGAAGATCATAATCCGTGGCCATGGCTTGGACAAACCCAAGCTGGGCTCCCGCTGCCGGGTACAGGCTTTTGGATTTACTTTGGGGTCAGGGCTGCCAGAGGGCTGGACAGAGCTAACTGTGGGGTTAGGCCCATGGAGGGAAGAAAGCTGGGGGGAGCTCATAGAGAAATGCTTGGAGTCCATGTGTCAAGGCGAGCAGGCAGAGCTTCAGCTCCCTGGGCGCTCTGGACCTCCTATCAGGCTCACACTGGCCTCCTTCACCCAGGGCCGGGACTCCTGGGAACTGGAGGCCACTGAGAAGGAGGCCCTGGCCAGGGAAGAACGTGCAAGAGGCACAGAATTATTCCGAGCCGGGAACCCTGAATTGGCTGCCCGATGCTATGGACGGGCTCTTCGGCTGTTGCTGACTTTACCCCCACCTGGCTCTCCGGAACGAACTGTCCTTCATGCCAACCTGGCTGCCTGTCAGTTGCTGCTAGGGCAGCCCCATTTGGCAGCCCAGAGTTGTGACCGGGTTCTGGAACGGGAGCCTGGCCATTTAAAGGCCTTGTACCGAAGGGGGGTTGCCCAGGCTGCTCTTGGGAACCTGGAAAAAGCAACTGCTGACCTCAAGAAGGTGCTGGCGGTAGACCCAAAAAACCGGGCAGCCCAGGAGGAGCTGGGAAAGGTGATCATTCAGGGAAAGAAACAGGATGCAGGGCTGGCTCAGGGACTGCGCAAGATGTTTGGCTGA